DNA sequence from the Leuconostoc lactis genome:
CGTCACTAACTGACTAATCTCGTCACCCGACAGTGTCATCACCATAGGGTTGATGGCATGTGGCATACTTTCAAGTAGTTCATAGTCACTCAGCTCACCTGCTGGTAACTCATCCACAAACATACCGGTTGAGACCATTGCAATTGGTACATTAAAATACGCTTTTAGTGCACGCAACGCATCATAACTCTGCTCATCAGCTGAAATATCACGTGGCAAACGGGTCACAACGCGCTGTTTTAACAGTGATTGCCCCGTCTGTAACCAACCGTGCACCGCTGAATAATCATCATCAGCCTCTGCCATTTCATAAGTCGGTGTTACCTGCGCTTGTTGGGACACAATCTGATGATTGCGCAACGTCAAGGTAATATCGCCAACATGGTTCCCATAGCGACCTGCTGCTGCCAACAAAGTCCCATTAACCATTTTACCATGTGGCAGCAAATGATGGGTATGCGCACCAATCACAACGTCAATAGGGTATTTTGCCCCAATTTTTTCATCGGTCGGCAACCCTAAATGCGATAATAACACGACCACATCGGCCTGTGCCCGCAATGTCGGCAACAATGCCTGAATCGTTTCGTCAACAGCCTGCGGATACCAACCAAGCATTGGATAAGTTAACGTATACGGTGCTGTTAAGGCAAAGACCCCCACCCGTGTCCCAGCCGGCGTGGTCATGATTTTATATGGCTTCGCCCACGATGGCTGTTCGCCTGCTGGTGAGGCTTTTAAATTGCTCAAAATTACATCAAAATTGGCGTCTTGATACAACGTTGCCATCGCCTCATGCGGTAAAACTAAGCCCTCATTATTGCCAATTGTCACGCCATCATAATGCACTTGATTCATTAGTGCGACATTTCCTTGACCCATCGTGGCATCAGTGAGCGGATGTAGGCGATCGATGGCATCCCCAATATCAAACGTATAGTGCGTCGTTGGAGCTGCTTGTGCGTCTAACAAAAAACGCTGAATCCGCGGCCAATTTTCAAGGTGCGAATGCACATCATTGGTGTGTAATAAATGAATGGTTTCAGTTGCCATCGGTCTCCTTTCTACTCTCTGTCATGATGTTATTGTCGTTGTAAATAATCGCGTCGTTTACCTAAAATAATCGCGACCACTTCTGCCTCACTTAACGGTGCGCCAAAAGGCACACTGTCTGTCGGTAAATAATCACGATCGGGTGAATCAATCCCGACGTTAATATTTTCTTTATGGTGGATGCTAGCATGATGAATATGACCATGTAAGTTGATCTTATTCTTAGTCAAACCAAATAACAACGGATAATGTGTTAAAAAGACTTCGTAGTGGGCAAATTTCATGCGCGTACCGACTTCATGGACGCTAAATTTTGGCCGTCCCTTGTCGTCTATGTCATTATGCGCCAATAAATATTTCAAAAACGCTGACGTGTCGTGATTACCTTTGATCAGCACCAGCCGGCCATTAAGCCGTTGCAAATAGACCAACATTTCCGCCATCATTTGCTTCGCTGGTCGATCAACTGCCAGCATGATATCACCTAAATGATACACCGTATCGGTTGATTTTACCCGCGCATTCCAATTAGCAACAATGGTTTCATTCATTTGGTCAACGGTCACAAATTGCTCTCGTGGCGCAAAAAAGCCCCCATACAGTAAGTCACGATGAAAAAAATGGGTATCAGCCGTAAAGAAATTCATCTCGTCCCTCTTCTACCACAATGGGCAAAAAGACGTTGCGTTGAGCAACGTCTTAATGCGCCAATTGATACAAATAATCTGAAAAATCTTGCAAATTTGCTGGAAAGGCGTTTAACCCCCAAATAATCCGTTCCTGCGCACCAGGGGCTTTAAACCTAACCCCCCACTCATCATTTAAGCTCGGATCCGGATAAGCAGGGCCACGGTAAGCCGTCATCCATGTCTCAAGATATTGCCAAGCAGTCTCAGCAATATCATCCCACTGTGCAGTCATATCCAACCAGTCTTCGCGGTAACGCCAATTAAATGGCTCACCAGCCGCATTAAAATGCGGATTGTAAAAATCAAAGTCTGGATCTGTAATATTTTTAACAGGTTGCGTCTTATCTGCAATTTGTAAAAAGGCATGCCCTTCATGGCGCTTAAGATAAACGTAGTCAAAACCCGTTGCCAAGTTACCACGATAGAAAACCAAAAAATCTAATCGCCGACTTGCCATATTATGCCTCAATCACTAGCAAGTCCTTAGGCAAACTTGCCGTTAAGTTTTCATAACCAGTTGGTGTCACAATCACATCGTCTTCGATCCGCACGCCACCCTTACCAGCTAAGTAAATTCCTGGTTCAATCGTGAGTAAGTGACCAGCTTGCATTTCATCACTTGAACGCGCACTTAGCGCTGGCCCTTCATGAATGTCTAAGCCCACACCATGACCTGTTGAGTGGTTGTAGGCTTCGCCATAACCATGTTCAGTAATGTATTCACGCGCGACACGGTCAACTTCACTACCAGAAATACCTGGCTTAATCACATCAATGGCATTTTCATTCGCTTGCTTGACAATATGATAAATTTTTTGCAATTCTTCATCCACTTCGCCAATCGCAATGGTCCGTGTAATATCTGATGTGTAATCATCAACATAGTAACCAAAGTCAATCGTCACCAATTCACCAGGTGCAATCACTTTATCAGTGGCTTCCCCATGAGGCAAGGCCGCACGATAACCAGATGCCACAATCGTATCAAATGACGCTTTTTCTGCGCCATAAAACTTTTGCAAACGATCCAATTCATTCGCCACTTGACGTTCTGTCATACCAGGCTTAATGAAAGCCATCAAATCATTAAAGGCCTTAATTGAGGCATCTGCTGCACGGCGTAGCGCAGCCAATTCAGCTTCATCTTTCACTTCACGAAGTGCTTCAATCGCTTCTGGTACGGCATCAAAGCTGATATCAGCTGGTAGGAGTTCATCCATCACATCATAAACAGCATAAGGCATGCTGGCCTCAAAGCCCAACCGCTTAATGCCAAATTCAACCGCTGTTTGAGCGGCTGCTTCATAATACGCCCGTGTGACCATAAAATCGACCCCTTCAGGCAAACGATCCTTATAGTCTTCTTCATAGCGGGCATCAGTAATCAGACGTGCCCGATTGGGACCAACCACGACCACACCATCGCCAGTGCCACCGTCAAACCCTGTCAAATACTTTGTGTTGGCGCCTTGATAGACCACCAACCCATCGAGATCGAGCTTTTTTAAGAGTTTTTGTAATTTAGCAATGCGTGATTCAAAATAGTTCGTCATATCGCAACACATCCTTTTTATTTAATCGATGCTTCTATTATAACACAATCTCATAATTATTAATTTAAGCTCATAAAAAAGACACAACCTTAATTGGTTGTGTCTTTTAATCGAAATTACTTAGCAGCTGCCAAGATTTCGTTGTATTGTTCACGTGTGTAAACAGATACTTGGCGCTTGTCACGACCCTTACGTTCGAACTTAACAACACCGTCTGTCAAAGCAAACAATGTGTCATCGCCACCCTTTTTAACGTTCACACCTGGATAGATGTGTGTACCACGTTGGCGATAAATGATTGAGCCAGCCTTCAAAGCTTGTCCGTCAGCAACCTTAGTTCCTAGACGACGACCAGCTGAATCACGACCGTTGGCTGAAGATCCGCCACCCTTGTGGTGCGCGAACATTTGTAAGTTTTCTTGATTCATCAACATAAGTCTATTTCTCCTTTACAAGTAATGATTACGCGATTGAATCAATCTTCACGCGTGTATATGGTTGGCGGTGGCCTTGCTTAGAATGCATGTTCTTCTTGGCCTTGTACTTGAAAGTGATAACCTTCTTTTGCTTACCTTGCTTTTCAACAGTACCAGTAACCTTAGCACCGTCAACGAAAGGTGTTCCAACCTTGCCATCAACCAAAACAACTTGGTCAAAAGTTACCTTTTCACCTTCAGCTGCATCCAACTTTTCGACGAAGATTGTGTCGCCTTCAGCGACCTTATATTGCTTGCCGCCTGTAACAATAACTGCGTATGCCATTATTGAATTCTCCTTATACTTAGACTCACCATCCCAGGCGGGCCGGCTCTAGTCCGACACGTACTTCAACCTGTTCTGAGTGGTTGTAGCTCTGCTAACAACTTTTCAATTATAACAAATCTTAAACATTTCGTCAAGAACGGGCATCACAATCTCAATTGGTCATGTCAAAATCAAACAAATTTAAACCAGTTTGACTTACCGCAGTGGTATTCACGCGCAAAATATCCGTGAATTCCTGCAAGAGCGCGACTTGATCTAAATCCATATTATCTAACAACCATTTTGAGATTAAGGCCCAAAAGGCGCCGATGACCGCTTCCCACTGATAGACCATTTGCCGATGATACGCCTCATCTTCAAGGTTGCCGAGTTGCGTCAACATTTGCGTTCGCATACGTGACATCAAGGTGGCAAAATAAATCCCATCACTATGCAAATTCAACACCGCATTATAAAAGGCAGCGCGGGCACTAATCGCCTGAATCATTTTAGCGACACGGAATTGACCTTGAATATGTTGGGTAAATTCGACCAATAAGTTATTATTCACTTCTGAAATCAAATGTTCCTTATTTTTGTAGTACTTATAAAAAGTACCCCGCGTCACTTGCGCACGGCTCAAAAGTGTGGTGATTGAAAAATCCGGTTGGCTCGTAATTAAGCTTACCGTTGCTTCTTCAATCGCTTTTTTGGTTCTTAAAACACGAGCATCTTCTCTTTTAACCATTCCACTTCTCCATACGCAACAAGTCGTTCTTACTCGTCGTTTCTTGCACCAATTTTATAGATAGCTGATTCAATATTAAGATCTGTTTTCATTTGTTTGACGATATCTGCCCGTTGCGCTGAACTCTTATTCAAGGCATTCACCGATAGCGTTATAATTGTATCAAACTTATCATGAAATCGTGACGCCACACTACCATCAATGTTGTAGTGACCCTTTTGCGCGGCATGCACAATCGTGATAATGCCCTGATCGCCATAGAAAGCATCGCGTAAGGCTTGTGCATCAGCACTACTCAAGTTCTCGCTATTATCTTTAATAATCACATTGCCGGCGTTTTCAATGGCAGTCATTGTCTTTGGCTTATTATAATCAAACCGATCCAACGTTTGTACGAAATCTTTAATTTCACGCTGCGAGCGTTGTAATTGTTTATAGTCCGACTTTGGCATCGAAACACCAGCGTACTTGGGTTGCTGATTTGCGATAAACAATGCGGATAATAGCACAACGACGATCACGCCAAGGGCAATAAATGCTTTTCTCATGAGTTACTTCTCCATGTCTTCATTGTATATAGTATACTATGAATTTCTAATGAACAAAATAGGCGCATTCATTCTTTATCAATCGCGTCATTTATGCTATGATATTAATTGTATTGCGCTGGTAGCTCAGCTGGATAGAGCAGCCGGTTTCTACCCGGCAGGTCGAGGGTTCGACTCCCCCCCAGCGCATTTTCACCGCTTTACCACAATTGTTGGTAGAGCGGTTTTTAATTGTGAAAACCCTTGATACGTCAGGGTTTTGAGTGTTCACAAGAGTATAATTAAATTCATTTAAATTCACTATTTTTATAGTTTATGGCTACAAAATGGCTACAATGGCTACACAAAAAAAGACCCAACCAGGGAGTGTTCATTCACTGTTATCAAGGCGCTGACAACCATTTGTAGCAAATGTGTACCAAAACAAAATTCAGAAACCATCCAACACAACCGAATTAACGGTCAGTTTTTTATCGTTAATAAAAAACGACCTACATCAGATATAGGTCGTTTATATTTATCCAAAAACCCAGTGCTTAATCATAAATGTGGAGAATTTATAGAACATATCTTCAAACATGTTCCAAGGAAAGGGATAATGAGTTTTCTTATTGTAGAGAAAACTATGATTAAACACTGGGTCAGCGTAGATACGCTATAAATAAATTTACCACACTATTGTGTTTTTTTCAAAATATATTTATTTTCAACAAAAAAAACACCCAACCAGAAATTAATCCGGTTGGGTGTTTGGTGCTTATGCTAGTTTCATGGAGTGGTTTTTAGAACCATTTCCTGTAAAATGAAACCAGCAGGAGCGTCTTTTTATTATGACTACACGAAATTATTATTCCCCTGAACAGAAGGCAGCTATCGCTGCCCTACATTGGGATGAAAAACAAACATTAAGCCAAATTTCACGTGAAAATAAAATCTCAATAAGCGCCGTTCGGCGCTGGGTCCGTGAGTATTCACCTGCGGTGAGTGACAATGGCGAAAAAATTACCAAGAAAACAGTCTCTGAACTTGAAGCGAGAATTGCCGAACTCGAACAAGATAACCAAATTTTGCGTGAAGCAGTCACTTTAATGGACAAATACTCACGTGAACAGATAAAAAAATCCAACCGACGATGAGTTTAGCGGAGCGCGCCGTCGTCGATATGTCTGAAAATGCGAAATATTCTCAAACCAAGTTGCTTGCGGTCATGAATGTGCCCTCAAGCACTTTTTATTCGCACAAAGCTCCAAAATCGCCCACAGAACACGATTTACAAGACGCTCTGATAATCGAGAAAATTCAAGAAATCGTTGACGCGCACGAGTTCAATAATTCCTACGGAATTAAGCGTATGGTGCAGGAATTGGCCGATCAATATGACATACATACCGGTGAACACCGTGTTCATCGCTTGATGCAGAAGATTGAATATAAGTCTGTTATCACTCAGTCTTATAAAGGAAATCGCGGCCGTCCAGTTGTTGAACGCGACAATCTGGTTAAAGACATTATCATTGAACGACCATACCAAGTTCTCACAACTGATGTAACTTACCTGGTGATGCCAGATAAGCAGAAACTCTATAAAGCCAGCGTTCTAGACTGGTTTACCGGTGATGTCATTGGTGCCGTCGTTGGCTATGATATGACATCTGATTTAACTAAACGAGCACTTCAAACAGCTATGCGTCAAATTCCTAAATCGATTCTCAACGCCGAAACATCAATCATTTTGCACTCAGATAACGGTTCCCACTTCATCAGTGAGGAATACGAAGATACCGTCTCATTTTATGGCCTCATGCACTCATTCAGCTCACCGGGGCATCCCGAGCACAACACAATCATCGAAAACTATCACTCATTTTTCAAATCAGAATTCTTCAACCCACGTCGCTTAAGTTGGTCAATCAATGCGATTATTGCAGGAGCGCACCGCTATGACTACTGGTGGAACACCACCAGAATATCTACAAAGACCCGTCCGGCAGCTATACCACTTGCTGCTTAACATAATGCCGGTTATCGGCACTAGCCGGTACGACGCCGTTTATAAGCCGTCACTTGTGAATTTCAAAAATTCGCCTTGTGAAGGCTTATTTGTTGCACGATACAACTTGTGAAATCCGGCTGGTTCACAATCTATACCACCTGTTTTCTCTCACTGGTAGGGCTCGGCCCTGTTCCACCTACAAAAACACCCAGAAATCACGCCGTTTTAAGCTGAAATCCGGGTTTTGAAAAATTTTCGGAGTGCGGTACCTCTCGGTGCCAAAAAAGCCTGTCCATAATCTTGACATCAGCGCCGTGTTCGAAGACGACCCGACTACCATTCCAGCCCGTAAAGACATTCTAGGCGAAGCAATTAATACGCTTAACGAAAAGGTAAAAGAAATTGTTGATGCCCGTGATTATTTACAGTGGAAAATTGACAACTATGATTCTTACATGATTGAATCCGAAAATAAATTATAGAAAACAAACGAGGTCCGGGCGATGATTGCCTGGACCTCGTTTATTCTTTTTGATTAAACTTTCGGGGTAGCTCCGGCCCCTCGCGGGGCTATCTAAAAACCACTCCAAAGTATTGACATTATTCCCTTTTAAGTTATTACCCATGGTTATTTTTTATATGATATTCTTATCCAACGTAAATGAAAATAGTCCATCGCTAGTGAAATATATCACTCACTGACAGCCCTTATGACCCCATAATTAACATAGGTTTTATTTCTCTTTTTAGATTTATCAAAGTCAAGCAGACCTATTTCCGAAAGATATTCTAAATTATTTCTAGCTGTTACCACAGATATATTAAGTAAATCAGACATTTTAGCTGCATTTACAAAAG
Encoded proteins:
- a CDS encoding bifunctional metallophosphatase/5'-nucleotidase, coding for MATETIHLLHTNDVHSHLENWPRIQRFLLDAQAAPTTHYTFDIGDAIDRLHPLTDATMGQGNVALMNQVHYDGVTIGNNEGLVLPHEAMATLYQDANFDVILSNLKASPAGEQPSWAKPYKIMTTPAGTRVGVFALTAPYTLTYPMLGWYPQAVDETIQALLPTLRAQADVVVLLSHLGLPTDEKIGAKYPIDVVIGAHTHHLLPHGKMVNGTLLAAAGRYGNHVGDITLTLRNHQIVSQQAQVTPTYEMAEADDDYSAVHGWLQTGQSLLKQRVVTRLPRDISADEQSYDALRALKAYFNVPIAMVSTGMFVDELPAGELSDYELLESMPHAINPMVMTLSGDEISQLVTTISDQQAELAMLPVKGSGFRGKVFGYMRFSGLDRDRHGQIWLDGHKLDPARQYQIATLDHYKWVPFFPVIQQASVTIAQDLLLRELMGQYYQAKYAHV
- a CDS encoding metallophosphoesterase family protein, giving the protein MNFFTADTHFFHRDLLYGGFFAPREQFVTVDQMNETIVANWNARVKSTDTVYHLGDIMLAVDRPAKQMMAEMLVYLQRLNGRLVLIKGNHDTSAFLKYLLAHNDIDDKGRPKFSVHEVGTRMKFAHYEVFLTHYPLLFGLTKNKINLHGHIHHASIHHKENINVGIDSPDRDYLPTDSVPFGAPLSEAEVVAIILGKRRDYLQRQ
- a CDS encoding M24 family metallopeptidase translates to MTNYFESRIAKLQKLLKKLDLDGLVVYQGANTKYLTGFDGGTGDGVVVVGPNRARLITDARYEEDYKDRLPEGVDFMVTRAYYEAAAQTAVEFGIKRLGFEASMPYAVYDVMDELLPADISFDAVPEAIEALREVKDEAELAALRRAADASIKAFNDLMAFIKPGMTERQVANELDRLQKFYGAEKASFDTIVASGYRAALPHGEATDKVIAPGELVTIDFGYYVDDYTSDITRTIAIGEVDEELQKIYHIVKQANENAIDVIKPGISGSEVDRVAREYITEHGYGEAYNHSTGHGVGLDIHEGPALSARSSDEMQAGHLLTIEPGIYLAGKGGVRIEDDVIVTPTGYENLTASLPKDLLVIEA
- the rpmA gene encoding 50S ribosomal protein L27 codes for the protein MLMNQENLQMFAHHKGGGSSANGRDSAGRRLGTKVADGQALKAGSIIYRQRGTHIYPGVNVKKGGDDTLFALTDGVVKFERKGRDKRQVSVYTREQYNEILAAAK
- the rplU gene encoding 50S ribosomal protein L21 — its product is MAYAVIVTGGKQYKVAEGDTIFVEKLDAAEGEKVTFDQVVLVDGKVGTPFVDGAKVTGTVEKQGKQKKVITFKYKAKKNMHSKQGHRQPYTRVKIDSIA
- a CDS encoding TetR/AcrR family transcriptional regulator, translating into MVKREDARVLRTKKAIEEATVSLITSQPDFSITTLLSRAQVTRGTFYKYYKNKEHLISEVNNNLLVEFTQHIQGQFRVAKMIQAISARAAFYNAVLNLHSDGIYFATLMSRMRTQMLTQLGNLEDEAYHRQMVYQWEAVIGAFWALISKWLLDNMDLDQVALLQEFTDILRVNTTAVSQTGLNLFDFDMTN
- a CDS encoding transposase, translating into MTTRNYYSPEQKAAIAALHWDEKQTLSQISRENKISISAVRRWVREYSPAVSDNGEKITKKTVSELEARIAELEQDNQILREAVTLMDKYSREQIKKSNRR
- a CDS encoding IS3 family transposase encodes the protein MSLAERAVVDMSENAKYSQTKLLAVMNVPSSTFYSHKAPKSPTEHDLQDALIIEKIQEIVDAHEFNNSYGIKRMVQELADQYDIHTGEHRVHRLMQKIEYKSVITQSYKGNRGRPVVERDNLVKDIIIERPYQVLTTDVTYLVMPDKQKLYKASVLDWFTGDVIGAVVGYDMTSDLTKRALQTAMRQIPKSILNAETSIILHSDNGSHFISEEYEDTVSFYGLMHSFSSPGHPEHNTIIENYHSFFKSEFFNPRRLSWSINAIIAGAHRYDYWWNTTRISTKTRPAAIPLAA